The following proteins are co-located in the Streptomyces sp. NBC_00435 genome:
- a CDS encoding Lrp/AsnC family transcriptional regulator gives MRLNDLDERIVHALAEDARRSYADIGSEVGLSAPAVKRRVDRLRAEGAITGFTVRVDPAAMGWETEGFIEIYCRHNTSPDDIRRGLERYPEVVSASTVTGDADALVQIFASDMRHFERVLERIAGEPFVERTKSVLVLSPLLRRFTSGAPA, from the coding sequence GTGCGACTGAACGATCTCGACGAACGCATCGTGCACGCCCTCGCCGAGGACGCCCGCCGCTCCTACGCGGACATCGGCTCCGAGGTCGGACTCTCGGCCCCGGCCGTCAAGCGGCGTGTCGACCGGCTGCGCGCCGAGGGAGCCATCACCGGCTTCACCGTCCGCGTGGACCCCGCCGCGATGGGCTGGGAGACCGAGGGCTTCATCGAGATCTACTGTCGCCACAACACCTCGCCGGACGACATCAGGCGGGGGCTGGAGCGCTATCCCGAGGTGGTGTCCGCGTCGACCGTCACCGGCGACGCGGACGCCCTCGTCCAGATCTTCGCCTCCGACATGCGGCACTTCGAGAGGGTCCTGGAGCGGATCGCGGGCGAGCCCTTCGTGGAGCGCACCAAGTCCGTGCTGGTCCTCTCCCCGCTGCTGCGCCGCTTCACCTCGGGCGCCCCGGCGTAG
- a CDS encoding carbon-nitrogen hydrolase family protein gives MPPLRTALLQSSGRLGDTADNLKALEEAAARAAQAGAGLLVTSEMFLTGYALEVEDITRLAEPADGMSARAIGEIARRHAVAVLYGYPERDGETVYNAAQLIGPDGDRLANYRKTHLFGGFEQEAFAPGDTVVVQAELGGLRIGLMICYDVEFPENVRAHALAGTDLLLVPTAQMHPFQFVAEQLVPVRAFENQMYIAYVNRTGPEGEFEFVGLSCLASPDGVTRTRAGRGEELVFGEADPELLRASRETNPYLRDRRPGLYASLV, from the coding sequence ATGCCCCCGCTGCGCACCGCCCTCCTCCAGAGTTCCGGACGGCTCGGTGACACCGCCGACAACCTGAAGGCCCTCGAGGAGGCCGCGGCACGCGCCGCACAGGCGGGAGCAGGGCTCCTCGTGACTTCGGAGATGTTCCTGACCGGCTACGCGCTCGAGGTCGAGGACATCACCCGGCTCGCCGAGCCGGCCGACGGCATGTCCGCCCGTGCCATCGGCGAGATCGCCCGCCGCCACGCGGTGGCAGTGCTCTACGGCTACCCCGAGCGCGACGGCGAGACCGTCTACAACGCGGCGCAGCTCATCGGCCCCGACGGGGACCGGCTGGCGAACTACCGCAAGACCCACCTGTTCGGCGGCTTCGAGCAGGAAGCCTTCGCCCCCGGCGACACCGTCGTGGTCCAGGCGGAGCTGGGCGGACTCCGCATCGGCCTGATGATCTGCTACGACGTGGAGTTCCCCGAGAACGTCCGGGCGCACGCGCTCGCCGGCACCGACCTCCTCCTGGTGCCGACGGCGCAGATGCACCCGTTCCAGTTCGTCGCCGAACAGCTGGTCCCCGTACGGGCCTTCGAGAACCAGATGTACATCGCGTACGTCAACCGCACCGGCCCGGAGGGCGAGTTCGAGTTCGTCGGCCTCAGCTGCCTGGCGAGCCCCGACGGGGTCACCCGGACCCGGGCCGGCCGCGGCGAGGAGCTGGTGTTCGGCGAGGCCGACCCCGAGCTGCTGCGGGCATCGCGCGAGACGAACCCGTACCTGCGCGACCGCCGCCCCGGTCTGTACGCCTCCCTCGTCTGA
- a CDS encoding DUF5995 family protein — MVPMEAVLARMRALDERLPERDGVAVFNRVYLTVTQTLHERISHGAFPSPRRAEALSVRFAERYLTAVEADRAPACWRPLLQYRRHPGIRPLQHALAGINAHIGHDLALAVVSTCRTLDCEPAALEADFDRVGDTLVSLEEHIREDLMPGPDLLEVADPLTHLLGAWSLERARAGAWASARLLWSLRRSPDLAEEFTESLDAGVGLVGRCLLTPTG; from the coding sequence ATGGTCCCCATGGAAGCGGTGCTGGCGCGGATGCGCGCCCTGGACGAGAGGCTCCCCGAGCGGGACGGCGTCGCCGTCTTCAACCGGGTGTACCTCACGGTGACGCAGACGCTGCACGAGCGGATCTCGCACGGCGCGTTCCCCTCCCCGCGCAGGGCGGAGGCGCTCAGCGTCCGCTTCGCCGAGCGCTATCTGACGGCGGTGGAGGCGGACCGGGCCCCGGCGTGCTGGCGGCCGCTGCTCCAGTACCGCCGCCACCCCGGGATCCGGCCGCTCCAGCACGCCCTGGCCGGGATCAACGCGCACATCGGCCACGACCTGGCGCTGGCGGTGGTCTCCACCTGCCGCACCCTGGACTGCGAACCGGCCGCGCTCGAAGCGGACTTCGACCGGGTCGGGGACACCCTGGTCTCCCTGGAGGAACACATCCGGGAGGACCTGATGCCGGGGCCGGACCTCCTGGAGGTCGCCGATCCCCTGACGCACCTGCTCGGCGCGTGGAGCCTGGAGCGGGCCCGCGCGGGGGCCTGGGCCTCGGCCCGCCTGCTGTGGTCGCTGCGCCGCTCCCCCGATCTCGCGGAGGAGTTCACCGAGTCCCTGGACGCGGGAGTCGGCCTGGTGGGCCGCTGCCTGCTGACGCCGACGGGCTGA
- a CDS encoding LLM class flavin-dependent oxidoreductase: MPVRPSHSPAPTRSPAPLHLAVALDGAGWHPAAWREPGADADRLFTAGYWAALVAEAEHGLLDFVTFEDSLSLQSTDPDGPDGRTDLVRGRLDAVLVAARVAPLSRHIGLVPSVVATHTEPFHVSKALATLDYVSRGRAGLRIQISERADEVRHFGRRAAGGGATELYGEAADHVEVVRRLWDSWEDDAEIRDAATGRFVDRAKLHYIDFEGRHFSVKGPSITPRPPQGLPPVSALAADAAVYPFLARATDIGYVTARDADEARAAVAALPRTPHVFGELTVFLDEKPEAAERRLQRLDAAHGAAYTSDARVFAGTPELLADLLLEWREAGLTGFRLRPGVLAHDLPAITRGLVPELQRRGAFRQAYEASSLRGLLGLARPANRYAPGPDAPASPTAPAAA, from the coding sequence ATGCCCGTGCGCCCTTCCCACTCCCCCGCCCCGACCCGTTCCCCCGCACCGCTCCACCTCGCCGTCGCCCTCGACGGCGCGGGCTGGCATCCCGCCGCCTGGCGCGAACCGGGCGCGGACGCCGACCGGTTGTTCACCGCCGGCTACTGGGCGGCGCTCGTCGCCGAGGCCGAGCACGGCCTGCTGGACTTCGTCACCTTCGAGGACTCGCTGAGCCTGCAGTCCACCGACCCGGACGGGCCCGACGGCCGCACCGACCTGGTGCGGGGTCGGCTCGACGCGGTGCTGGTCGCCGCCCGGGTGGCCCCGCTGAGCCGGCACATCGGGCTGGTGCCGAGCGTGGTGGCCACCCACACCGAGCCGTTCCACGTCTCCAAGGCGCTCGCCACCCTGGACTACGTCAGCCGCGGGCGGGCCGGGCTTCGGATCCAGATCTCCGAACGGGCCGACGAGGTGCGCCACTTCGGGCGGCGCGCGGCGGGCGGCGGCGCCACCGAGCTGTACGGGGAGGCCGCCGACCACGTCGAGGTGGTGCGGCGGTTGTGGGACAGCTGGGAGGACGACGCCGAGATCCGCGACGCGGCCACGGGCCGCTTCGTCGACCGCGCCAAGCTGCACTACATCGACTTCGAGGGCCGCCATTTCAGCGTCAAGGGGCCCTCGATCACCCCTCGGCCGCCGCAGGGCCTGCCCCCGGTCAGCGCACTCGCCGCCGATGCCGCGGTGTACCCCTTCCTGGCGCGGGCGACCGACATCGGCTACGTGACCGCTCGCGACGCCGACGAGGCGCGCGCCGCCGTCGCCGCGCTTCCCCGGACCCCGCACGTGTTCGGCGAGCTGACGGTCTTCCTCGACGAGAAGCCGGAGGCGGCGGAGCGCCGGCTCCAGCGACTGGACGCCGCGCACGGGGCCGCGTACACGAGTGACGCCCGGGTCTTCGCGGGGACCCCGGAGCTCCTCGCGGACCTGCTGCTGGAGTGGCGGGAGGCCGGGCTGACCGGCTTCCGGCTGCGCCCGGGGGTGCTCGCCCACGACCTCCCCGCGATCACCCGCGGCCTGGTCCCCGAGCTCCAGCGGCGCGGGGCGTTCCGGCAGGCCTACGAGGCCTCCTCGCTCCGCGGCCTGCTGGGGCTGGCCCGCCCCGCGAACCGCTACGCCCCCGGCCCGGACGCCCCCGCTTCACCCACCGCCCCCGCCGCCGCCTGA
- a CDS encoding LLM class flavin-dependent oxidoreductase, which produces MSGFPLGVLDLVPISSGSTAAEALRGSVDLARQAERFGYARYWFAEHHLNAGVAGTSPAVVLALTASATSTIRIGSGAVQLGHRTALSTVEEFGLLDAVHPGRIDLGLGRSAGGPPVRTGEPPVAYTTANGLRIPKPFSFAHLRDHPRFALQRRLLLLPGAESEEYSGQVGDVLALLRGEYRSAGGVEAHAVPGEGAAVQVWVLGSSAGVSAETAGAGGLRFTANYHVSPAGVLEAAEAYRAAFKPSAGPDGLDRPYLSVSADVVVAPSDAEARELATGYAPWVHSIRTGEGAIPFPSPDEARALTRDWSAADHALVADRVETQFAGSPATVADQLERLREATGADELLITTITHEHADRVRSYRLLAGEWARRGHLRW; this is translated from the coding sequence ATGTCCGGCTTCCCTCTCGGGGTCCTCGACCTCGTCCCGATATCGTCCGGCTCCACGGCGGCCGAGGCCCTGCGCGGCAGTGTCGACCTGGCCCGGCAGGCCGAGCGGTTCGGCTACGCCCGCTACTGGTTCGCCGAGCACCACCTCAATGCGGGTGTCGCGGGGACCTCGCCCGCCGTGGTCCTGGCGCTGACCGCCTCGGCCACCTCCACGATCCGGATCGGCTCGGGCGCGGTCCAGCTCGGGCACCGCACGGCGCTGTCGACCGTCGAGGAGTTCGGCCTGCTGGACGCGGTGCACCCGGGGCGGATCGACCTGGGCCTGGGCCGTTCGGCGGGCGGCCCGCCGGTCCGGACCGGGGAGCCACCGGTCGCGTACACGACGGCGAACGGGCTGCGCATTCCGAAGCCGTTCTCCTTCGCCCACCTGCGCGACCACCCCCGCTTCGCGCTCCAGCGCCGGCTGCTGCTCCTGCCGGGGGCCGAGTCCGAGGAGTACTCGGGTCAAGTGGGCGACGTACTGGCCCTGTTGCGCGGGGAGTACCGCTCGGCGGGCGGGGTGGAGGCGCACGCCGTGCCCGGTGAGGGCGCCGCGGTGCAGGTGTGGGTGCTGGGCAGCAGTGCCGGGGTGAGCGCGGAGACGGCCGGCGCGGGCGGGCTGCGGTTCACGGCGAACTACCACGTCAGCCCGGCGGGCGTACTGGAGGCGGCCGAGGCGTACCGGGCGGCCTTCAAGCCCTCGGCCGGGCCGGACGGGCTGGACCGGCCGTACCTGAGCGTGTCCGCCGATGTGGTGGTGGCGCCCAGCGACGCGGAGGCCCGGGAGCTGGCCACCGGGTACGCGCCGTGGGTGCACAGCATCCGTACGGGTGAGGGCGCGATCCCGTTCCCCTCGCCCGACGAGGCCCGGGCGCTGACCCGCGACTGGTCTGCGGCGGACCACGCGCTGGTCGCGGACCGGGTGGAGACCCAGTTCGCCGGCTCCCCGGCCACCGTCGCCGACCAGCTGGAACGGTTGCGGGAGGCGACCGGCGCGGACGAGCTGCTGATCACCACGATCACGCACGAGCACGCCGACCGGGTGCGCTCCTACCGGCTGCTGGCCGGGGAGTGGGCCCGGCGCGGGCACCTGCGCTGGTAG
- a CDS encoding uracil-xanthine permease family protein — MGLGVRWTLHGDGRTPAPGAVVRPDERLSWPRTAGLGAQHVVAMFGASFVAPVLMGLDPNLAIMMSGVATVIFLLATRGRVPSYLGCSLSFVGVAAAIRAGGGTSATVTGAVFVVGAALFLTGLAVQRFGARIIHAAMPPVVTGAVVMLIGFNLAPVTASTYWPQDQWTALLTMAFTGLSVVCLRGFWSRIAIFLGLIFGYGISWVFDLLFGRIHSTVGGPEAVDHWRLDLSGVARADWIGLPAFHAPAFEWSAILIALPVVIALIAENAGHIKAVGEMTGDPLDDKLGTAIAADGAASMLSTALGGPPNTTYSENIGVMAATRVYSTAAYWAAAGFALLFGLCPKFGAVVAAIPGGVLGGITVILYGMIGLLGAQIWINGRVDLRNPLNLVPAAAGIIIGVGGVQLHISDSFELGGIALGTIVVITGYHALRYFAPAHMKQQEPLLDAGTSAYDDTADGTTGGDAERAAGGPGDKRG, encoded by the coding sequence ATGGGCCTCGGCGTGCGCTGGACCCTGCACGGAGACGGGCGCACCCCCGCCCCCGGCGCGGTGGTGCGGCCGGACGAGCGGCTGTCGTGGCCGCGGACCGCCGGGCTGGGCGCCCAGCACGTCGTGGCGATGTTCGGGGCGAGTTTCGTCGCGCCGGTCCTGATGGGCCTGGACCCGAACCTCGCGATCATGATGTCGGGTGTCGCCACGGTCATCTTCCTGCTCGCGACGCGCGGCCGGGTCCCCTCCTACCTGGGCTGTTCGCTCTCCTTCGTGGGCGTCGCGGCGGCGATCAGGGCGGGCGGCGGGACCAGTGCGACCGTCACGGGCGCGGTGTTCGTGGTCGGCGCGGCGCTGTTCCTGACGGGTCTGGCCGTCCAGCGGTTCGGGGCGCGGATCATCCACGCGGCGATGCCGCCGGTGGTGACGGGCGCGGTCGTGATGCTGATCGGCTTCAACCTGGCGCCGGTGACGGCGTCCACGTACTGGCCGCAGGACCAGTGGACGGCGTTGCTGACCATGGCGTTCACCGGACTGTCCGTGGTCTGCCTGCGGGGCTTCTGGTCGCGCATCGCGATCTTCCTCGGCCTGATCTTCGGGTACGGCATCTCCTGGGTCTTCGACCTGCTCTTCGGCCGGATCCACTCCACGGTGGGCGGCCCGGAGGCCGTCGACCACTGGCGGCTCGACCTGTCGGGGGTCGCCAGGGCCGACTGGATCGGGCTGCCGGCCTTCCACGCGCCGGCCTTCGAGTGGTCGGCGATCCTGATCGCCCTGCCGGTGGTCATCGCGCTGATCGCGGAGAACGCCGGGCACATCAAGGCCGTCGGCGAGATGACCGGTGACCCGCTCGACGACAAGCTCGGCACCGCCATCGCGGCCGACGGCGCCGCGTCGATGCTCTCCACCGCGCTCGGCGGCCCGCCGAACACCACGTACTCCGAGAACATCGGGGTCATGGCGGCCACCCGCGTCTACTCCACGGCGGCCTACTGGGCGGCGGCCGGCTTCGCGCTCCTCTTCGGCCTGTGCCCCAAGTTCGGCGCGGTCGTCGCCGCGATCCCCGGCGGGGTGCTGGGCGGGATCACCGTGATCCTGTACGGCATGATCGGCCTGCTCGGCGCGCAGATCTGGATCAACGGCCGGGTGGACCTGCGCAATCCGCTGAACCTGGTGCCCGCCGCGGCCGGCATCATCATCGGCGTCGGCGGGGTCCAGCTGCACATCAGCGACAGCTTCGAACTGGGCGGGATCGCGCTCGGCACGATCGTCGTCATCACGGGCTACCACGCGCTGCGCTACTTCGCTCCGGCGCACATGAAGCAGCAGGAGCCGCTGCTGGACGCGGGTACGTCGGCGTACGACGACACGGCGGACGGTACGACCGGCGGGGACGCGGAGCGGGCAGCCGGGGGGCCCGGGGACAAGCGGGGTTGA
- a CDS encoding GNAT family N-acetyltransferase, producing the protein MSRQSRPDAVLDNPVWAALDGPHRDFAETGPAGLAARYGAGVSPFAALADPEDPHAWADLAGLVGPGQEVWLTGLPTPPAGWETLMSVPGVQLDGRAVRAEEEPEAVLLGPADVPEMLELVELTRPGPFGRRTVELGTYLGIRRGGVLVAMAGERMRPPGWSEISAVCTHPGHRGEGLAGRLIRAVAAAVRERGDDPFLHAAAENTSAIGLYLSMGFTLRREPVFIGVRTPDTKD; encoded by the coding sequence ATGTCCCGTCAGTCCCGGCCCGACGCTGTCCTCGACAATCCCGTCTGGGCGGCGCTCGACGGCCCGCACCGGGACTTCGCCGAGACCGGGCCGGCCGGGCTCGCCGCCCGCTACGGGGCCGGCGTATCCCCCTTCGCCGCGCTCGCCGACCCGGAGGATCCGCACGCCTGGGCCGACCTGGCCGGGCTCGTCGGTCCCGGCCAGGAGGTGTGGCTGACCGGGCTGCCGACACCGCCCGCGGGCTGGGAGACCCTGATGTCGGTGCCGGGCGTACAGCTGGACGGCCGGGCGGTGCGGGCCGAGGAGGAGCCGGAGGCGGTCCTGCTGGGGCCCGCCGACGTGCCGGAGATGCTGGAGCTGGTCGAACTGACCCGGCCCGGACCGTTCGGCCGGCGCACCGTAGAGCTGGGCACCTACCTGGGGATCCGCCGGGGCGGAGTGCTCGTCGCGATGGCCGGCGAGCGGATGCGGCCGCCGGGCTGGTCGGAGATCAGCGCGGTGTGCACGCACCCCGGCCACCGCGGCGAGGGGCTCGCCGGGCGGCTGATCCGCGCGGTCGCGGCCGCCGTCCGCGAGCGCGGCGACGACCCCTTCCTGCACGCGGCGGCGGAGAACACCTCCGCCATAGGGCTCTACCTGTCGATGGGGTTCACCCTGCGCCGCGAGCCGGTCTTCATCGGGGTTCGCACGCCCGACACGAAGGATTAA
- a CDS encoding WhiB family transcriptional regulator encodes MPAADVSRLPGSALHHWQWQSLAACRGLGSTRFFHPAGERGEDRDERDAAAKLVCAGCPVREACLEHALRTREPFGVWGGLTEEERRALRRPSRARRSAATAPKGPGGSSRPDGSATPGRPR; translated from the coding sequence ATCCCCGCGGCCGACGTGTCCCGGCTTCCCGGCTCCGCCCTTCACCACTGGCAGTGGCAGTCCCTGGCGGCCTGCCGCGGACTCGGCTCGACCCGGTTCTTCCATCCCGCGGGCGAGCGGGGCGAGGACCGGGACGAGCGGGACGCGGCCGCGAAGCTGGTCTGCGCCGGGTGCCCGGTGCGCGAGGCGTGCCTGGAGCACGCCCTGCGCACGCGGGAACCGTTCGGGGTGTGGGGCGGCCTGACCGAGGAGGAGCGCCGCGCGCTGCGGCGCCCTTCCCGCGCCAGGAGGAGCGCCGCCACCGCGCCGAAGGGGCCGGGCGGGTCCAGCCGGCCGGACGGGTCCGCTACGCCGGGGCGCCCGAGGTGA
- a CDS encoding flavin monoamine oxidase family protein produces MTSTVPTTAVPHSDGQPPITMFGPDFPYAYDDFLAHPAGLGQIPATEHGTEVAVIGGGLSGIISAYELMKMGLKPVVYEADQIGGRLRTVGFEGAGTEGLTAEMGAMRFPPSSTALQHYIDLVGLVTEPFPNPLAEATPSTVVDLKGETHYAETIADLPQVYRDVSAAWNACLDEGADFSDMNTAMRERDVPRIREIWAKLVEKLDDETFYGFLCKSEAFKSFRKREIFGQVGFGTGGWDTDFPNSILEILRVVYTEADDHHRGIVGGSQQLPLRMWDREPGKIVHWAQGTSLSSLHGGAPRPAVTRLHRTAGNRITVTDASGDIRTYRAAIFTAQSWMLLSKIACDDTLFPIDHWTAIERTHYMESSKLFIPVDRPFWLDKDEETGRDVMSMTLTDRMTRGTYLLDNGPDKPAVICLSYTWCDDSLKWLPLSANERMEVMLKSLGEIYPKVDIRRHVIGNPVTVSWENEPYFMGAFKANLPGHYRYQRRLFTHFMQDRLPEDKRGIFLAGDDISWTAGWAEGAVQTALNAVWGVMHHLGGSTDATNPGPGDVYDEIAPVELPED; encoded by the coding sequence ATGACGTCCACGGTGCCCACCACCGCCGTCCCGCACAGCGACGGTCAGCCGCCGATCACGATGTTCGGTCCGGACTTCCCCTACGCGTACGACGACTTCCTCGCGCACCCGGCGGGCCTCGGCCAGATACCGGCGACCGAGCACGGCACCGAGGTCGCGGTCATCGGCGGCGGGCTGTCCGGCATCATCTCCGCGTACGAGCTGATGAAGATGGGCCTCAAGCCCGTCGTCTACGAGGCGGACCAGATCGGTGGCCGGCTGCGCACCGTCGGCTTCGAGGGCGCCGGCACCGAGGGGCTGACCGCGGAGATGGGCGCCATGCGCTTCCCGCCGTCCTCCACCGCCCTCCAGCACTACATCGACCTCGTCGGCCTGGTGACGGAGCCCTTCCCGAACCCGCTCGCCGAGGCCACCCCCTCCACGGTCGTCGACCTCAAGGGCGAGACCCACTACGCCGAGACCATCGCCGACCTCCCGCAGGTCTACCGCGACGTGTCCGCCGCGTGGAACGCCTGCCTGGACGAGGGCGCCGACTTCTCCGACATGAACACCGCGATGCGCGAGCGGGACGTCCCGCGCATCCGCGAGATCTGGGCGAAGCTCGTCGAGAAGCTCGACGACGAGACCTTCTACGGGTTCCTCTGCAAGTCCGAGGCCTTCAAGTCCTTCCGCAAGCGGGAGATCTTCGGGCAGGTCGGCTTCGGCACGGGCGGCTGGGACACCGACTTCCCGAACTCCATCCTGGAGATCCTGCGCGTCGTCTACACCGAGGCCGACGACCACCACCGCGGCATCGTGGGCGGTTCGCAGCAGCTCCCGCTGCGCATGTGGGACCGCGAGCCCGGGAAGATAGTGCACTGGGCCCAGGGCACCTCGCTCTCCTCCCTGCACGGGGGCGCGCCGCGTCCGGCGGTGACCCGCCTGCACCGCACGGCGGGCAACCGCATCACCGTGACGGACGCCTCCGGCGACATCCGTACGTACCGCGCGGCGATCTTCACGGCCCAGTCGTGGATGCTGCTCTCGAAGATCGCGTGCGACGACACGCTCTTCCCGATCGACCACTGGACGGCGATCGAGCGCACGCACTACATGGAGTCCTCCAAGCTCTTCATCCCCGTCGACCGGCCGTTCTGGCTGGACAAGGACGAGGAGACGGGCCGCGACGTCATGTCGATGACCCTGACCGACCGCATGACCCGCGGCACCTACCTCCTGGACAACGGCCCGGACAAGCCGGCCGTCATCTGCCTCTCGTACACGTGGTGCGACGACAGCCTGAAATGGCTGCCGCTGTCCGCGAACGAGCGGATGGAGGTCATGCTGAAGTCGCTCGGGGAGATCTACCCGAAGGTCGACATCCGCCGTCACGTCATCGGCAACCCGGTGACCGTGTCGTGGGAGAACGAGCCGTACTTCATGGGCGCGTTCAAGGCCAACCTGCCGGGCCACTACCGCTACCAGCGGCGCCTGTTCACCCACTTCATGCAGGACCGCCTCCCCGAGGACAAGCGCGGCATCTTCCTCGCGGGCGACGACATCTCCTGGACGGCGGGCTGGGCGGAGGGCGCGGTGCAGACGGCGCTGAACGCGGTCTGGGGCGTCATGCACCACCTCGGCGGCTCCACGGACGCCACCAACCCCGGCCCGGGCGACGTCTACGACGAGATCGCCCCGGTCGAGCTCCCGGAGGACTGA
- a CDS encoding NtaA/DmoA family FMN-dependent monooxygenase (This protein belongs to a clade of FMN-dependent monooxygenases, within a broader family of flavin-dependent oxidoreductases, the luciferase-like monooxygenase (LMM) family, some of whose members use coenzyme F420 rather than FMN.): MSKPLKQIHLAAHFPGVNSTTVWSDPAAGSQIEFDSFVHFAQTAERAKFDFLFLAEGLRLREQGGEIYDLDVVGRPDTFTVLAALAAVTEHLGLTGTINSTFNEPYEVARQFASLDHLSGGRAAWNVVTSWDAFTGENFRRGGFLPREERYERAREFLDTAHELFDSWDGGEVLADPVSGEFLRDAGPGAFAHRGRQFDISGHFNVPRSPQGRPVVFQAGDSDEGREFAAASADAIFGRYGTLEEGRAFYADVKGRLARYGRTPDELKILPAATFVLGDTDAEARELAHEVRLKQVSGATAIKYLEHVWNRDLSGYDPDGPLPEIDPEPGENTIALGRASVRMNRDPVAVAREWRELATARGLSIRELVIETTGRQSFDGSPLTVAQAIDGLVQADAADGFILVPHLTPGGLDVFADTVVPLLQERGVFRREYDGPTLRDHLGLAAPRARALAPAHR; this comes from the coding sequence ATGAGCAAGCCGCTCAAGCAGATCCATCTCGCGGCGCATTTCCCGGGGGTCAACAGCACCACCGTGTGGAGTGACCCGGCCGCCGGGAGCCAGATCGAATTCGATTCCTTCGTCCACTTCGCGCAGACCGCCGAACGCGCGAAGTTCGACTTCCTCTTCCTCGCCGAGGGTCTGCGCCTGCGCGAACAGGGCGGCGAGATCTACGACCTGGACGTGGTGGGCCGGCCCGACACCTTCACCGTGCTGGCGGCGCTCGCCGCCGTCACCGAGCACCTGGGACTGACCGGCACCATCAACTCCACCTTCAACGAACCGTACGAGGTGGCACGCCAGTTCGCTTCCCTCGACCACCTGTCGGGCGGCCGGGCCGCCTGGAACGTGGTCACGTCCTGGGACGCCTTCACCGGGGAGAACTTCCGGCGCGGCGGCTTCCTGCCGCGCGAGGAACGCTACGAGCGGGCCCGGGAGTTCCTGGACACCGCGCACGAGCTGTTCGACTCGTGGGACGGCGGGGAGGTCCTCGCCGACCCGGTGTCCGGGGAGTTCCTGCGGGACGCGGGCCCGGGCGCGTTCGCCCACCGGGGCAGGCAGTTCGACATCTCCGGGCACTTCAACGTGCCGCGCAGCCCCCAGGGGCGGCCGGTCGTCTTCCAGGCGGGCGATTCCGACGAGGGCCGGGAGTTCGCCGCGGCCTCCGCCGACGCCATCTTCGGCCGGTACGGAACGCTGGAGGAGGGCCGCGCCTTCTACGCGGACGTCAAGGGGCGGCTGGCCCGCTACGGGCGCACCCCCGACGAGCTGAAGATCCTGCCGGCGGCGACGTTCGTACTCGGCGACACCGACGCCGAGGCGCGGGAGCTGGCCCACGAGGTACGGCTCAAGCAGGTCAGCGGGGCCACCGCGATCAAGTACCTGGAGCACGTGTGGAACCGGGACCTGTCGGGATACGACCCGGACGGGCCGCTGCCGGAGATCGATCCGGAGCCCGGCGAGAACACCATCGCGCTGGGGCGGGCGAGCGTGCGCATGAACCGGGATCCGGTGGCCGTCGCGCGGGAGTGGCGCGAACTGGCCACCGCCCGGGGCCTGTCGATCCGGGAGCTGGTCATCGAGACCACCGGCCGGCAGTCCTTCGACGGCTCGCCGCTCACCGTGGCCCAGGCCATCGACGGCCTGGTCCAGGCGGACGCGGCCGACGGCTTCATCCTGGTGCCGCACCTGACGCCCGGCGGGCTCGACGTCTTCGCCGACACCGTCGTGCCGCTGCTCCAGGAGCGCGGGGTGTTCCGCCGCGAGTACGACGGCCCGACCCTGCGCGACCACCTCGGGCTCGCGGCGCCCCGCGCCCGCGCCCTCGCACCCGCTCACCGCTGA